The following proteins are co-located in the Pseudomonas sp. ATCC 13867 genome:
- a CDS encoding sigma factor, whose protein sequence is MATLYRCTAPRLYPLALKLKTDQADADALLIDTFLHVWTDADGYHPTRSAALDWMVALLHQRAGLPPTAPSDEPWPELPPPDELWPAIRARLPDDEDDSRSLRWPLIIACVLGVLIGVLLSLSLLFDLRPVH, encoded by the coding sequence TTGGCTACCCTCTACCGCTGCACCGCCCCGCGCCTGTACCCGTTGGCGTTGAAACTGAAGACCGATCAGGCGGACGCCGACGCCCTGCTGATCGACACCTTCCTCCACGTCTGGACCGACGCCGACGGCTACCACCCCACCCGCAGCGCCGCGCTGGACTGGATGGTCGCCCTGCTGCACCAGCGCGCCGGCCTTCCGCCGACCGCTCCCAGCGACGAACCCTGGCCGGAACTGCCGCCGCCGGACGAACTCTGGCCCGCCATCCGCGCCCGTCTGCCCGACGATGAGGACGACAGCCGCAGCCTGCGCTGGCCGCTGATCATCGCCTGCGTGCTTGGCGTGCTGATCGGCGTACTGCTCAGCCTCAGCCTGCTGTTCGACCTGCGCCCGGTCCATTAG